A single window of Nicotiana tomentosiformis chromosome 1, ASM39032v3, whole genome shotgun sequence DNA harbors:
- the LOC104099002 gene encoding uncharacterized protein encodes MRCKKHLSDLSSSVGVCASCLRERLFALIAAQAQAQAQGQARAHVQQQLFHEDHRKSDSNPPPLVFPRSVSPYISRRKSDTTPWQFQHNSLPSIPDQRFYSTPQVGPNGTVIAAGPGPYKKKGYFRFFSGLFRSRTEKLESNPRVSNFGDACPASSSSPSWFTTMLSGRRKKQVRTFSLEESTIGGHRRTCRNRDRGMSPARYSEDEEDEHCFGGSSGYSSESSKQTPRRTPAAQHGRRGKSSHNRNLTGMAFCLSPLVRASPSRNWNQKGMPPEMIFSGEIRLPAKPQLSTATSFCKNRSRKLADFGRFNPNH; translated from the coding sequence ATGAGGTGTAAAAAGCACCTTTCGGACCTGAGTAGCAGCGTCGGCGTCTGCGCTTCCTGCCTCCGTGAACGGCTCTTTGCGCTTATTGCCGCACAGGCCCAGGCCCAAGCCCAAGGTCAGGCCCGAGCTCACGTGCAGCAGCAGCTGTTTCACGAGGATCATCGGAAATCTGATAGCAATCCTCCGCCGCTGGTGTTTCCGCGCTCCGTTTCCCCGTATATTTCTCGCCGGAAATCTGATACGACGCCGTGGCAATTCCAGCACAATTCGCTTCCGTCTATTCCAGATCAAAGATTCTACAGTACTCCACAAGTGGGTCCCAACGGAACGGTAATTGCTGCTGGCCCTGGGCCTTATAAGAAGAAAGGTTATTTTAGATTTTTCTCGGGTCTGTTTAGATCCAGGACGGAGAAACTAGAGTCGAATCCTAGAGTTTCGAATTTCGGCGATGCTTGCCCGGCGTCGTCTTCTTCACCGTCGTGGTTCACTACGATGCTCTCCGGTCGTCGGAAAAAACAGGTACGCACGTTTTCTCTAGAAGAATCGACGATCGGAGGTCATCGGAGGACGTGTCGTAATCGCGATCGAGGAATGTCTCCAGCTCGATATTCAGAAGATGAGGAAGACGAGCATTGTTTCGGCGGATCGAGCGGGTACTCGTCGGAGTCATCGAAACAGACTCCGAGAAGAACACCGGCAGCTCAACATGGACGGCGAGGAAAATCGAGTCATAATCGGAACCTCACCGGGATGGCGTTTTGCTTGAGTCCTTTAGTGCGTGCGAGCCCGAGCAGAAATTGGAATCAGAAGGGAATGCCGCCGGAAATGATATTCTCCGGCGAGATAAGATTACCGGCGAAGCCTCAGCTTTCCACAGCGACTTCGTTTTGCAAGAACAGATCGAGGAAGCTTGCCGATTTCGGAAGGTTCAATCCCAACCATTGA